The proteins below come from a single Panicum hallii strain FIL2 chromosome 7, PHallii_v3.1, whole genome shotgun sequence genomic window:
- the LOC112899448 gene encoding zinc finger CCCH domain-containing protein 28-like gives MDSAEIPNPSPDATNPTAVPAPAPAPGAEASSSPPLPPRKRRLSPSPSPRRSASRSRSPRSRSPRGRRSRSRSRSRSRSRSRSPQYQPDGKRRRHNDLNIEVCRDFLRDRCTRSDLECRYAHPHHSVSVDRENKVTACADSLRNNCFRGRTCRYYHPPPHIQEQLLRSIGVEDPKLKTICRDFARGKCSRSANECRFMHHSSVEELTIVCQDFLRGQCNRKSCRYSHVVAHPVPPMSHVPMPYPEMLYMPPPPPPLGVPMMGPPPSPPRPFSDNKNRVEVCRDFLKNMCNRESCRFLHPDTHTVATSENVEICRDFKRGECNRPACRFFHPYTS, from the exons ATGGACTCCGCCGAAATCCCCAACCCCAGCCCGGACGCCACCAACCCCACCGCcgtccccgcccccgcccccgcccccggcgccgaGGCCTCCTCGTCGCCTCCGCTCCCGCCGCGCAAGCGCCgcctctccccttccccctccccCAGGCGCTCCGCCTCCCGCTCTCGGTCCCCCCGCTCCCgctccccgcgcggccgccgctcccgctcccgctcTCGCTCCCgcagccggagccggagccgtaGCCCGCAGTACCAGCCCGATGGCAAGCGGCGGCGCCACAACGATCTCAACATCGAGGTGTGCCGCGACTTCCTGCGCGACAGGTGCACCCGCTCCGACCTCGAGTGCAGATATGCGCACCCGCACCATTCCGTCTCCGTCGACAG GGAGAACAAGGTGACGGCGTGCGCGGATTCGCTGAGGAACAATTGCTTCCGGGGGAGGACATGCCGCTACTACCACCCACCTCCGCATATTCAGGA ACAATTACTGAGATCAATTGGTGTGGAAGATCcaaagttgaagacg ATCTGCAGAGATTTTGCACGTGGAAAGTGTTCAAGATCAGCAAATGAGTGCCGATTCATGCACCATTCATCTGTTGAAGAGCTTACAATT GTTTGCCAAGATTTCTTGCGTGGACAGTGCAACCGCAAATCATGTAGGTACTCTCATGTAGTAGCGCATCCGGTGCCACCGATGAGCCATGTTCCTATGCCATATCCCGAGATG CTTtacatgccgccgccgccaccacccctTGGAGTACCAATGATGGGACCTCCGCCTTCACCTCCTAGACCATTTTCTG ATAATAAGAACAGAGTGGAAGTTTGTAGGGACTTCTTGAAGAATATGTGTAATAGAGAATCCTGCCGATTTTTGCACCCTGATACACATACTGTG GCAACAAGTGAAAATGTTGAAATTTGCCGTGATTTCAAACGAGGAGAATGCAACCGACCTGCCTGTCGCTTTTTCCATCCATATACAAGCTGA
- the LOC112899449 gene encoding glycolipid transfer protein 3-like, with amino-acid sequence MTGLRDASALEESDQLSTSAISSKAAGRISLECPGSERVHRQPASMVEREIDEEEAIALIGGGGGQLQQEGAVPDAAEGERDGEEGDAEDDGQEEEEGRDDVEGWSEIRLAIEELSPARLIKHRGGGGDDDKPATPSPPTLPFLALSHLLLRVLDKIGPTMAVLRLDVQRNIERLQELYLLDPAKYSTLTEIVEKEVEEGTARKVDSCARAVLWLTRSMDFTIALLQRLEEDPDQQSLVQLVEAAYEVSLKPWHGWISSAACKIALKLIPERKIFTGLLLGMGQDCSALKDEIEKLALLLRPLLDDIHSMMATFRLDRLKST; translated from the exons ATGACAGGTTTACGTGACGCCAGTGCATTAGAGGAAAGCGATCAGCTTTCAACATCAGCAATT AGCAGCAAAGCAGCAGGGAGGATAAGCTTGGAATGCCCTGGTAGCGAGAGGGTGCACCGGCAGCCGGCGTCCATGGTGGAGAGGGAGATAGAcgaggaagaagccattgccctcatcggcggcggcggcggacagctgcagcaggagggaGCGGTCCCCGACGCGGCGGAGGGCGAGAGGGACGGCGAGGAGGGAGACGCGGAGGACGACggacaggaggaggaggaaggtcGGGACGACGTGGAGGGGTGGTCGGAGATAAGGCTGGCCATCGAGGAGCTGTCCCCGGCGCGGCTCATCAagcaccgcggcggcggcggcgatgacgACAAGCCGGCCACGCCGTCCCCGCCCACGCTGCCCTTCCTGGCCCTgtcccacctcctcctccgcgtgCTCG ATAAGATCGGCCCGACCATGGCCGTGCTGCGGCTCGACGTCCAACGGAACATTGAG AGGCTGCAGGAGCTGTACTTGTTGGACCCAGCCAAGTACTCCACTCTAACAGAGATAGTGGAGAAGGAGGTCGAGGAGGGCACTGCAAGGAAGGTCGATAGCTGTGCAAGGGCTGTCCTGTGGCTTACTAG ATCCATGGATTTCACAATTGCGCTATTACAGAGATTAGAGGAGGACCCTGACCAGCAGAGCCTTGTACAGCTTGTCGAAGCTGCGTACGAGGTCAGCCTAAAGCCATGGCACGGCTGGATCTCCTCGGCGGCATGCAAG ATAGCACTGAAGCTCATCCCTGAGAGGAAGATCTTCACCGGCTTGCTCCTAGGGATGGGTCAAGACTGCTCCGCTCTGAAGGATGAGATCGAGAAGCTCGCGTTATTGCTCCGGCCCCTCCTTGATGACATCCACTCCATGATG GCCACGTTCAGACTGGACAGGCTCAAGTCGACATGA
- the LOC112899871 gene encoding protein KTI12 homolog: MALVVMCGQPCSGKSAAAACLAAALRTSSTDLIVRIIDESSLHLGRNDSYKDMVVEKNLRGVLRSEVDRSVSRDSIIIVDSLNNIKGYRYELWCLARASGVRYCVLFCDTEVDHCREWNCNRQEKGEPAYDSNIFEDLVRRFEKPDRHNRWDSPLFELFPSRDEIVELAPVIAEAVSYLTKKVDSKTRDVKVLQPTIATQTVRTTEANSLYEMDKATQEVVNAIVEAQSCGLGLAMNKISIGPNLPTINLQRSVGLPQLRSLRRTFIKLAGQYSLSGPPPPTDADSAKRMFVDYLNREVGA; the protein is encoded by the exons ATGGCACTCGTCGTGATGTGTGGGCAGCCATGCAGTGGCAAATCAGCAGCTGCTGCTTGCCTTGCTGCTGCACTGCGAACCTCCTCAACAGACCTTATTGTCCGTATCATTGATGAGTCATCACTCCATCTTGGACGCAATGATAGCTACAAAG ATATGGTCGTGGAAAAAAACTTGAGAGGAGTTCTTAGATCAGAAGTTGACAGATCAGTGTCACGAGACAGCATAATTATTGTGGACTCTTTGAACAATATTAAG GGGTACCGATATGAGCTGTGGTGTCTTGCACGTGCATCTGGAGTAAGATATTGCGTG CTTTTTTGTGATACAGAAGTGGACCATTGTAGGGAATGGAACTGCAACCGCCAGGAGAAAGGAGAACCAGCATACGATAGTAATAT ATTCGAGGATCTTGTGAGGAGGTTTGAGAAACCAGATAGGCATAATCGTTGGGATTCCCCTCTTTTTGAATTGTTTCCATCCAGAG ATGAAATAGTGGAATTAGCTCCTGTCATTGCCGAGGCTGTGTCGTATTTGACAAAGAAGGTGGATTCAAAAACAAGAGATGTAAAAGTTCTCCAACCTACAATTGCCACTCAGACT GTGAGAACAACAGAGGCTAATTCCCTCTATGAGATGGACAAAGCAACACAG GAAGTGGTGAATGCAATTGTTGAAGCACAATCCTGTGGTCTTGGGCTTGCCATGAACAAGATTTCTATTGGACCTAACTTGCCAACT ATCAATCTTCAAAGATCTGTTGGCCTGCCTCAGCTCCGAAGCCTGCGCCGAACTTTCATTAAGCTGGCAGGGCAGTACAGCCTGAGTGGCCCACCACCGCCGACTGATGCCGATAGTGCAAAGAGGATGTTTGTTGACTACTTAAACCGTGAAGTTGGTGCTTGA